A section of the Larus michahellis chromosome 1, bLarMic1.1, whole genome shotgun sequence genome encodes:
- the SEPTIN10 gene encoding septin-10 isoform X2 gives MYSTSTSEDKGGPISCCQPIVDYIDAQFEAYLQEELKIKRSLFSYHDTRIHVCLYFISPTGHSLKTLDLLTMKSLDSKVNIIPIIGKADSISKTELQKFKNKIMSELVSNGIQIYRFPTDDETISKINTIMNGHLPFAVVGSTEEVRIGNKMVRARQYPWGIVQVENENHCDFIKLREMLICTNMEDLREQTHARHYELYRRCRLEEMGFRDIGPENKPVSLQEAYEAKRHEFYLELQRKEEEMRQQFVQKVKEKEAVLKEAEHQVHTKFEHRMLMLQEVKLKLEKNKKVLEDEIAMFIEKKANAEVLQSQASVSTPLVSLKRDKDRKNSSFT, from the exons ATGTACAGTACTTCAACTTCAGAAGATAAAGGAGGTCCTATTTCTTG ctGTCAGCCAATAGTGGATTATATAGATGCACAATTTGAAGCTTATCTCCaggaagaactgaaaattaaacGTTCTTTATTTAGCTACCATGACACTCGCATCCATGTCTGCCTCTATTTCATTTCACCTACAGGCCATTCCCTAAAAACTCTAGATTTGTTAACCATGAAAAGCCTAGACAGCAAG GTGAACATTATACCAATTATAGGCAAAGCAGACAGCATTTCTAAAACTGAACTACAGAAGTTCAAGAACAAAATCATGAGTGAATTAGTTAGTAATGGCATCCAGATATACCGGTTTCCAACTGATGATGAAACCATTTCAAAAATTAATACCATCATGAAT GGGCATTTGCCATTTGCCGTAGTTGGAAGTACAGAAGAGGTGAGAATTGGAAACAAAATGGTGAGAGCTCGCCAGTACCCTTGGGGCATTGTACAAG TGGAAAATGAGAACCACTGTGACTTCATAAAGCTTCGCGAGATGCTTATTTGCACAAATATGGAAGACTTAAGAGAGCAGACTCATGCACGACATTATGAGTTGTACAGACGCTGCAGACTGGAAGAGATGGGCTTCAGAGACATTGGCCCTGAGAACAAACCAGTCAG TCTACAGGAGGCCTATGAGGCAAAGAGGCACGAGTTCTACCttgaactgcaaagaaaagaggaggagatgaGACAACAGTTTGTGCAGaaagtgaaggagaaagaagctgtATTGAAAGAAGCAGAGCACCAG GTACACACTAAATTTGAACATCGTATGCTAATGCTTCAAGAAGTGAAACTGaaattagagaaaaacaaaaaagttctaGAAGATGAAATAGCTATGTTTATTGAGAAGAAAGCTAATGCTGAAGTACTCCAATCACAAGCATCTGTCTCTACCCCTCTTGTTAGTTTGAAGAGAGACAAGGACCGCAAAAA ttccagCTTTACGTAG
- the SEPTIN10 gene encoding septin-10 isoform X1, whose translation MYSTSTSEDKGGPISWYCCQPIVDYIDAQFEAYLQEELKIKRSLFSYHDTRIHVCLYFISPTGHSLKTLDLLTMKSLDSKVNIIPIIGKADSISKTELQKFKNKIMSELVSNGIQIYRFPTDDETISKINTIMNGHLPFAVVGSTEEVRIGNKMVRARQYPWGIVQVENENHCDFIKLREMLICTNMEDLREQTHARHYELYRRCRLEEMGFRDIGPENKPVSLQEAYEAKRHEFYLELQRKEEEMRQQFVQKVKEKEAVLKEAEHQVHTKFEHRMLMLQEVKLKLEKNKKVLEDEIAMFIEKKANAEVLQSQASVSTPLVSLKRDKDRKNSSFT comes from the exons ATGTACAGTACTTCAACTTCAGAAGATAAAGGAGGTCCTATTTCTTGGTACTG ctGTCAGCCAATAGTGGATTATATAGATGCACAATTTGAAGCTTATCTCCaggaagaactgaaaattaaacGTTCTTTATTTAGCTACCATGACACTCGCATCCATGTCTGCCTCTATTTCATTTCACCTACAGGCCATTCCCTAAAAACTCTAGATTTGTTAACCATGAAAAGCCTAGACAGCAAG GTGAACATTATACCAATTATAGGCAAAGCAGACAGCATTTCTAAAACTGAACTACAGAAGTTCAAGAACAAAATCATGAGTGAATTAGTTAGTAATGGCATCCAGATATACCGGTTTCCAACTGATGATGAAACCATTTCAAAAATTAATACCATCATGAAT GGGCATTTGCCATTTGCCGTAGTTGGAAGTACAGAAGAGGTGAGAATTGGAAACAAAATGGTGAGAGCTCGCCAGTACCCTTGGGGCATTGTACAAG TGGAAAATGAGAACCACTGTGACTTCATAAAGCTTCGCGAGATGCTTATTTGCACAAATATGGAAGACTTAAGAGAGCAGACTCATGCACGACATTATGAGTTGTACAGACGCTGCAGACTGGAAGAGATGGGCTTCAGAGACATTGGCCCTGAGAACAAACCAGTCAG TCTACAGGAGGCCTATGAGGCAAAGAGGCACGAGTTCTACCttgaactgcaaagaaaagaggaggagatgaGACAACAGTTTGTGCAGaaagtgaaggagaaagaagctgtATTGAAAGAAGCAGAGCACCAG GTACACACTAAATTTGAACATCGTATGCTAATGCTTCAAGAAGTGAAACTGaaattagagaaaaacaaaaaagttctaGAAGATGAAATAGCTATGTTTATTGAGAAGAAAGCTAATGCTGAAGTACTCCAATCACAAGCATCTGTCTCTACCCCTCTTGTTAGTTTGAAGAGAGACAAGGACCGCAAAAA ttccagCTTTACGTAG
- the SEPTIN10 gene encoding septin-10 isoform X3 — protein MAASRAGRQPQNDGYRTLSLSGHVGFGSLPDQLVKKSIKQGFCFNILCIGETGSGKSTLINSLFNTNFDDPVSSHFLPSVQLRAQTYELQESNVLLKLTIVNTVGFGDQINKEDSCQPIVDYIDAQFEAYLQEELKIKRSLFSYHDTRIHVCLYFISPTGHSLKTLDLLTMKSLDSKVNIIPIIGKADSISKTELQKFKNKIMSELVSNGIQIYRFPTDDETISKINTIMNGHLPFAVVGSTEEVRIGNKMVRARQYPWGIVQVENENHCDFIKLREMLICTNMEDLREQTHARHYELYRRCRLEEMGFRDIGPENKPVSLQEAYEAKRHEFYLELQRKEEEMRQQFVQKVKEKEAVLKEAEHQVHTKFEHRMLMLQEVKLKLEKNKKVLEDEIAMFIEKKANAEVLQSQASVSTPLVSLKRDKDRKNSSFT, from the exons cAAAATGATGGGTATCGAACCTTATCCTTGTCCGGGCATGTTGGTTTTGGTAGCTTACCTGATCAACTGGTTAAAAAATCCATCAAGCAGGGCTTCTGCTTCAACATTCTTTGCATTG GGGAAACTGGAAGTGGGAAATCAACCTTGATAAACAGTTTGTTTAACACCAATTTTGATGACCCCGTGTCATCGCATTTTCTGCCAAGCGTACAACTTAGAGCCCAGACATACGAACTCCAGGAAAGCAATGTTCTTTTGAAGCTGACCATTGTAAATACAGTGGGATTTGGTGACCAGATAAACAAAGAAGATAG ctGTCAGCCAATAGTGGATTATATAGATGCACAATTTGAAGCTTATCTCCaggaagaactgaaaattaaacGTTCTTTATTTAGCTACCATGACACTCGCATCCATGTCTGCCTCTATTTCATTTCACCTACAGGCCATTCCCTAAAAACTCTAGATTTGTTAACCATGAAAAGCCTAGACAGCAAG GTGAACATTATACCAATTATAGGCAAAGCAGACAGCATTTCTAAAACTGAACTACAGAAGTTCAAGAACAAAATCATGAGTGAATTAGTTAGTAATGGCATCCAGATATACCGGTTTCCAACTGATGATGAAACCATTTCAAAAATTAATACCATCATGAAT GGGCATTTGCCATTTGCCGTAGTTGGAAGTACAGAAGAGGTGAGAATTGGAAACAAAATGGTGAGAGCTCGCCAGTACCCTTGGGGCATTGTACAAG TGGAAAATGAGAACCACTGTGACTTCATAAAGCTTCGCGAGATGCTTATTTGCACAAATATGGAAGACTTAAGAGAGCAGACTCATGCACGACATTATGAGTTGTACAGACGCTGCAGACTGGAAGAGATGGGCTTCAGAGACATTGGCCCTGAGAACAAACCAGTCAG TCTACAGGAGGCCTATGAGGCAAAGAGGCACGAGTTCTACCttgaactgcaaagaaaagaggaggagatgaGACAACAGTTTGTGCAGaaagtgaaggagaaagaagctgtATTGAAAGAAGCAGAGCACCAG GTACACACTAAATTTGAACATCGTATGCTAATGCTTCAAGAAGTGAAACTGaaattagagaaaaacaaaaaagttctaGAAGATGAAATAGCTATGTTTATTGAGAAGAAAGCTAATGCTGAAGTACTCCAATCACAAGCATCTGTCTCTACCCCTCTTGTTAGTTTGAAGAGAGACAAGGACCGCAAAAA ttccagCTTTACGTAG
- the SEPTIN10 gene encoding septin-10 isoform X4, whose translation MAASRAGRQPQNDGYRTLSLSGHVGFGSLPDQLVKKSIKQGFCFNILCIGETGSGKSTLINSLFNTNFDDPVSSHFLPSVQLRAQTYELQESNVLLKLTIVNTVGFGDQINKEDSCQPIVDYIDAQFEAYLQEELKIKRSLFSYHDTRIHVCLYFISPTGHSLKTLDLLTMKSLDSKVNIIPIIGKADSISKTELQKFKNKIMSELVSNGIQIYRFPTDDETISKINTIMNGHLPFAVVGSTEEVRIGNKMVRARQYPWGIVQVENENHCDFIKLREMLICTNMEDLREQTHARHYELYRRCRLEEMGFRDIGPENKPVSLQEAYEAKRHEFYLELQRKEEEMRQQFVQKVKEKEAVLKEAEHQVHTKFEHRMLMLQEVKLKLEKNKKVLEDEIAMFIEKKANAEVLQSQASVSTPLVSLKRDKDRKKNPGFRLELLCFDVRDEDTVNVHEQSKREREKLERERNSSREFPK comes from the exons cAAAATGATGGGTATCGAACCTTATCCTTGTCCGGGCATGTTGGTTTTGGTAGCTTACCTGATCAACTGGTTAAAAAATCCATCAAGCAGGGCTTCTGCTTCAACATTCTTTGCATTG GGGAAACTGGAAGTGGGAAATCAACCTTGATAAACAGTTTGTTTAACACCAATTTTGATGACCCCGTGTCATCGCATTTTCTGCCAAGCGTACAACTTAGAGCCCAGACATACGAACTCCAGGAAAGCAATGTTCTTTTGAAGCTGACCATTGTAAATACAGTGGGATTTGGTGACCAGATAAACAAAGAAGATAG ctGTCAGCCAATAGTGGATTATATAGATGCACAATTTGAAGCTTATCTCCaggaagaactgaaaattaaacGTTCTTTATTTAGCTACCATGACACTCGCATCCATGTCTGCCTCTATTTCATTTCACCTACAGGCCATTCCCTAAAAACTCTAGATTTGTTAACCATGAAAAGCCTAGACAGCAAG GTGAACATTATACCAATTATAGGCAAAGCAGACAGCATTTCTAAAACTGAACTACAGAAGTTCAAGAACAAAATCATGAGTGAATTAGTTAGTAATGGCATCCAGATATACCGGTTTCCAACTGATGATGAAACCATTTCAAAAATTAATACCATCATGAAT GGGCATTTGCCATTTGCCGTAGTTGGAAGTACAGAAGAGGTGAGAATTGGAAACAAAATGGTGAGAGCTCGCCAGTACCCTTGGGGCATTGTACAAG TGGAAAATGAGAACCACTGTGACTTCATAAAGCTTCGCGAGATGCTTATTTGCACAAATATGGAAGACTTAAGAGAGCAGACTCATGCACGACATTATGAGTTGTACAGACGCTGCAGACTGGAAGAGATGGGCTTCAGAGACATTGGCCCTGAGAACAAACCAGTCAG TCTACAGGAGGCCTATGAGGCAAAGAGGCACGAGTTCTACCttgaactgcaaagaaaagaggaggagatgaGACAACAGTTTGTGCAGaaagtgaaggagaaagaagctgtATTGAAAGAAGCAGAGCACCAG GTACACACTAAATTTGAACATCGTATGCTAATGCTTCAAGAAGTGAAACTGaaattagagaaaaacaaaaaagttctaGAAGATGAAATAGCTATGTTTATTGAGAAGAAAGCTAATGCTGAAGTACTCCAATCACAAGCATCTGTCTCTACCCCTCTTGTTAGTTTGAAGAGAGACAAGGACCGCAAAAA gaaCCCAGGTTTTCGACTTGAACTCCTGTGCTTTGATGTCAGAGATGAAGACACTGTCAATGTTCACGAACAgagcaagagggagagggagaaattagagagggagagaaattcATCCAGGGAATTCCCGAAATAG